The Epinephelus lanceolatus isolate andai-2023 chromosome 14, ASM4190304v1, whole genome shotgun sequence genome has a window encoding:
- the LOC117251743 gene encoding olfactory receptor 6N1-like, with translation MENSTNPPYFNLTVFVNMGNYRYLTFVLCLLLYASIISANLVIIVVISQEKTLHEPMYIFIMCLSINSLYGSAGFFFRFLADLLSDTHLIPRPACLIQIYVIYTYASFELTLLGITAYDRYVAVCQPLHYHSKMTSKMVSKLVAFACIYPLLSVAVCVYMASRLPLCGNKIPKVYCANWPVVKLSCVSTVINNLVGMIVSVTTVFLPLAFVLYTYARIFLICRKRSSEFKSKVIQSCLPHIITFVNYSITVFCDVALSRIDLEEINPFLAVILSLEFVVIPPIVNPLVYGLKLPEIRKCISSMLSCSKFDKQPI, from the coding sequence ATGGAAAACAGTACTAACCCTCCTTATTTTAACCTCACTGTGTTTGTGAACATGGGCAACTACCGCTATCTTACGTTTGTCCTGTGTCTCCTGTTGTATGCTTCCATTATCTCAGCTAATCTTGTCATAATAGTGGTGATATCACAAGAGAAAACTTTACATGAGCCcatgtatatttttattatgtGCCTTTCTATTAACTCTCTGTATGGCTCTGCTGGCTTCTTCTTCAGATTTCTGGCAGACCTTCTGTCTGATACTCATTTGATCCCACGACCAGCTTGTTTAATTCAGATCTATGTCATTTACACCTATGCATCCTTTGAGCTCACCCTTTTAGGCATTACAGCCTACGATCGGTATGTTGCTGTCTGTCAGCCTTTACATTACCACAGCAAAATGACCTCTAAGATGGTCTCTAAGTTGGTTGCCTTTGCATGCATCTACCCACTCCTTTCTGTTGCAGTTTGTGTTTACATGGCCTCCAGACTTCCACTGTGTGGCAATAAGATACCTAAGGTATACTGTGCCAACTGGCCTGTTGTAAAATTGTCATGTGTCTCTACTGTCATTAACAACCTTGTTGGCATGATTGTGTCCGTAACCACAGTCTTTCTCCCCCTGGCTTTTGTTCTGTACACGTATGCACGAATTTTTCTCATTTGTAGGAAACGCTCCTCAGAGTTCAAGAGCAAAGTCATACAAAGCTGTCTGCCCCACATTATTACATTTGTCAATTATTCCATTACTGTGTTTTGTGATGTTGCTCTCAGCAGAATTGATCTTGAAGAGATTAATCCATTTCTAGCAGTAATTTTATCACTTGAGTTTGTTGTGATTCCTCCCATTGTGAATCCTCTTGTGTATGGCCTGAAGCTACCAGAAATTAGAAAATGTATTTCAAGTATGTTATCATGCTCAAAATTTGACAAACAACCTATCTAA
- the LOC117251074 gene encoding olfactory receptor 4B13-like, which translates to MDNVSLITLFVLSGLNETTNHRAVLLFLTLLCYLFILLANVTLIVIIILDKNLHEPMYILLCVYCMNGLYGTAGFYPKFLWDLLSPVHVISYAGCHVQALVMYSFASTDLSILAVMAYDRYVAICQPLDYHCVMSKQRLLMLVCFSWLAPFCIVGINVILTSRLKLCSPFIARLFCVNWMIVKLACFPADTMVNGIVAYITIIIYVFHGFFIVWSYMYLIKTCVNSIENRRKFMQTCVPHLTSLLTFLVTIVFDLMNMRFGSKDLPQIVQNFIEIQFLVIPPVINPLIYGFKLTKIRNRFLHVITFKNKY; encoded by the coding sequence ATGGATAATGTCTCTCTAATAACACTGTTCGTTCTTTCAGGTTTAAATGAGACAACAAACCACCGAGCTGTTCTCTTATTTCTCACTTTACTGTGTTACCTTTTCATTTTGCTGGCAAATGTTACTCTTATTGTGATCATCATCTTGGATAAAAACCTGCATGAACCAATGTACATTCTATTGTGTGTGTACTGCATGAATGGGCTTTATGGGACAGCAGGTTTCTACCCCAAGTTCCTCTGGGATCTGCTTTCTCCTGTTCATGTTATCTCTTATGCTGGATGCCATGTTCAGGCTCTGGTAATGTATTCATTTGCCAGCACTGATCTGTCTATTCTTGCAGTCATGGCATATGACAGATATGTGGCTATATGTCAACCTCTAGACTACCACTGTGTTATGTCAAAGCAAAGACTCTTAATGTTAGTGTGTTTCTCCTGGTTAGCACCTTTTTGCATTGTGGGCATAAATGTTATTCTGACATCTAGATTAAAGTTATGCAGCCCATTTATCGCCAGACTTTTTTGTGTGAATTGGATGATTGTTAAACTTGCTTGTTTCCCAGCTGATACTATGGTTAATGGTATTGTTGCATACATTACAATAATCATTTATGTCTTCCATGGTTTCTTTATAGTTTGGTCTTATATGTATCTCATCAAAACATGTGTGAATTCAATAGAGAACAGGAGGAAGTTCATGCAAACATGTGTGCCACATTTAACCTCCTTACTCACCTTCCTTGTAACAATAGTTTTTGATCTCATGAACATGCGATTTGGTTCAAAAGATTTACCTCAGATTGTTCAAAACTTTATTGAAATACAATTTCTTGTCATACCCCCCGTCATAAATCCTCTCATTTATGGTTTCAAATTGACAAAGATTCGGAACAGATTTCTGCATGttattacttttaaaaacaaatattaa
- the LOC117251071 gene encoding olfactory receptor 4B13-like, producing MDNVSLITLFVLSGLNETTNHRAVLFSLTLLCYLFILLANVTLIVIIILDKNLHAPMYILLCMFCMNGLYGTAGFYPKFLWDLLSPVHVISYAGCHVQALVMYSFACSDLSILAVMAYDRYVAICRPLVYHCIMSKQRLLTIVCLSWLAPFCIMGINVILTSRLKLCSPFIARLFCVNWMIVKLACFPADTMVNGIVAYITIIIYVFHGFFIVWSYMYLIKTCVNSIENRRKFMQTCVPHLTSLLTFLVTIVFDLMNMRFGSKDLPQIVQNFIEIQFLVIPPVINPLIYGFKLTKIRNRFLHVITFKNKY from the coding sequence ATGGATAATGTCTCTCTAATAACACTGTTTGTACTTTCAGGTTTAAATGAGACAACGAACCACCGAGCTGTTCTCTTCTCCCTCACTTTACTGTGTTACCTTTTCATTTTGCTGGCAAATGTTACTCTtattgtcatcatcatcttgGATAAAAACCTGCATGCGCCAATGTATATTCTATTGTGTATGTTTTGCATGAATGGGCTTTATGGGACAGCAGGTTTCTACCCCAAGTTCCTCTGGGATCTGCTTTCTCCTGTTCATGTTATCTCTTATGCTGGATGCCATGTTCAGGCTCTGGTAATGTATTCATTTGCCTGCAGTGACCTGTCTATTCTTGCAGTCATGGCGTATGACAGATATGTGGCTATATGTCGACCCCTAGTCTACCACTGTATTATGTCAAAGCAAAGACTCTTAACGATAGTGTGTTTGTCGTGGTTAGCACCTTTTTGCATTATGGGCATAAATGTTATTCTGACATCTAGATTAAAGTTATGCAGCCCATTTATCGCCAGACTTTTTTGTGTGAATTGGATGATTGTTAAACTTGCTTGTTTCCCAGCTGATACTATGGTTAATGGTATTGTTGCATACATTACAATAATCATTTATGTCTTCCATGGTTTCTTTATAGTTTGGTCTTATATGTATCTCATCAAAACATGTGTGAATTCAATAGAGAACAGGAGGAAGTTCATGCAAACATGTGTGCCACATTTAACCTCCTTACTCACCTTCCTTGTAACAATAGTTTTTGATCTCATGAACATGCGATTTGGTTCAAAAGATTTACCTCAGATTGTTCAAAACTTTATTGAAATACAATTTCTTGTCATACCCCCCGTCATAAATCCTCTCATTTATGGTTTCAAATTGACAAAGATTCGGAACAGATTTCTGCATGttattacttttaaaaacaaatattaa
- the LOC117251068 gene encoding olfactory receptor 5AR1-like, giving the protein MMENVSAVTLFTLSGLNFTMEQRIILFLLTLLWYLMILLGNVGLIFAIIMDKNLHEPMYIFLCNLCISALYGTVGFYPKFLLDLLSSHVISYAACMLQGFVIHSSTCSDFSILALMAYDRYVAICRPLVYHSVMTRQRVSIFVFLSWFIPLYCMFMNTATILGTRLCGSHINRVYCVNWMIVTLACSPPKANNAVSYFNMLFYFGHFVFILWSYTYLIRTCTASKEKWGKFMQTCMPHLISLLTFTAAVLLDLLYMRFGTIDFSQDFHNFMAIEFLIIPPLVNPLVYGFKLTKVRKKILSFVYIKRKDAKCHPVTSHIRGELSN; this is encoded by the coding sequence ATGATGGAAAATGTTTCAGCTGTCACACTGTTTACTCTTTCAGGTTTAAATTTTACAATGGAACAAAGAATTATCCTCTTCTTGCTGACTTTACTGTGGTACTTAATGATTCTTTTGGGAAATGTTGGTCTTATTTTTGCCATTATTATGGATAAAAACCTCCATGAGCCCATGTATATCTTCTTGTGTAATCTATGCATAAGTGCGCTGTATGGGACTGTTGGTTTTTACCCCAAATTCCTTCTGGATCTTTTGTCATCTCATGTGATTTCTTATGCTGCATGCATGCTACAAGGCTTTGTTATACACTCATCAACTTGCAGTGATTTTTCTATCTTAGCTCTAATGGCATATGACAGATATGTGGCTATTTGTCGACCTCTAGTTTACCACTCAGTTATGACCAGACAGAGAGTCTccatctttgtgtttttatcctgGTTTATACCTCTTTATTGTATGTTTATGAACACAGCAACAATATTAGGAACAAGGTTATGTGGCTCACACATAAATAGGGTCTACTGTGTCAACTGGATGATAGTTACTCTGGCTTGCTCTCCACCCAAAGCAAATAATGCAGTCTCATATTTcaatatgttgttttattttggacattttgtgtttattctcTGGTCTTACACATATCTGATAAGAACATGCACAGCATCCAAAGAGAAGTGGGGGAAGTTCATGCAGACATGCATGCCACATTTAATCTCTCTGCTCACTTTTACGGCAGCTGTGCTTTTAGATTTGCTGTACATGAGATTTGGGACAATTGATTTTTCTCAAGACTTCCATAATTTCATGGCAATAGAATTTCTGATTATTCCTCCGCTAGTGAATCCGCTTGTATATGGATTCAAACTTACCAAAGTCCGCAAAAaaattttgagttttgtttaTATTAAAAGGAAAGATGCGAAGTGTCATCCCGTGACTTCTCACATCAGAGGCGAGCTCTCAAACTGA